One genomic window of Legionella jordanis includes the following:
- a CDS encoding Gfo/Idh/MocA family protein, with the protein MTATSRSEKRLSLGFIGVGWIGRSRMEALIHQAKVDPLVIAEPCRQNAAEALKLAAGAKLVDSPDEVYKHQQLDGIVIATPSAMHASQSVEALKAGKAVFCQKPLGRTYEEIEQVIQASREADKLLHVDLSYRHTKAFQAVYETVSRGEIGRIHGVNLIFHNAYGPDKPWFYDLKQSGGGCIIDLGVHLLDMALCCLGFPEIISLNSNLYSKGFRLKPHEETVEDFAKVFMLTEHETTISLDCSWHSSAGQDAIIEVVFFGSEGGVSFKNVNGSFYDFKAEKYHGTHSQNLVQSADDWSGRAGVVWAEKLAAGQGYDEATANEYLKTALIIDRIYGR; encoded by the coding sequence ATGACAGCAACAAGCCGGTCTGAAAAAAGACTTTCTCTAGGTTTTATTGGTGTAGGCTGGATTGGTCGAAGCAGAATGGAAGCGCTTATTCATCAAGCTAAGGTTGACCCTTTGGTCATCGCCGAGCCTTGCAGGCAGAATGCAGCTGAGGCACTTAAGTTAGCAGCAGGCGCCAAACTTGTGGATTCACCGGATGAAGTATACAAGCATCAACAGTTGGATGGAATTGTTATAGCCACACCAAGTGCTATGCATGCTTCCCAATCCGTGGAGGCTTTGAAAGCAGGCAAGGCGGTGTTTTGTCAAAAACCCTTGGGCAGGACGTATGAAGAAATTGAGCAAGTGATACAAGCCTCGAGAGAAGCGGACAAGTTGCTTCATGTCGATTTATCTTATCGTCATACAAAAGCCTTTCAGGCGGTTTATGAAACGGTTAGTCGTGGGGAAATCGGCAGAATTCATGGAGTGAACTTGATATTTCATAATGCCTATGGCCCTGATAAACCCTGGTTTTATGACCTTAAACAATCCGGAGGTGGTTGTATAATCGATTTGGGCGTACACCTTCTGGATATGGCCTTGTGTTGCTTGGGTTTTCCTGAAATCATCAGTTTGAACAGTAATCTTTACAGCAAAGGATTTAGGTTAAAACCTCATGAGGAAACGGTAGAGGATTTTGCCAAAGTATTTATGCTTACTGAGCATGAGACTACCATCAGCCTTGATTGCTCATGGCATTCTTCTGCAGGGCAGGATGCGATCATTGAGGTGGTCTTTTTTGGCAGCGAAGGCGGTGTGTCCTTTAAAAACGTCAATGGTTCTTTTTATGACTTTAAGGCCGAGAAATACCATGGGACCCATAGCCAAAACCTTGTTCAATCAGCAGATGACTGGAGTGGGAGGGCAGGCGTGGTGTGGGCAGAAAAACTCGCAGCTGGACAGGGTTATGATGAGGCTACTGCCAATGAGTATTTAAAAACCGCTCTGATAATTGACAGAATTTATGGAAGATAA
- a CDS encoding MDR/zinc-dependent alcohol dehydrogenase-like family protein produces METSLIEKINKKTESKTSIMKAAVIAAPETINTVMVAIPEPKAGEVRVKLEGSGVCASNTPVWEGRDWFSYPIAAGNPGHEGWGVIDAVGPGVTGLSVGDRVTCLSYNAYAEYDIAKADEVIILPDFLSNKPFPGEALGCVMNIFNRCDIHAGQTAAVVGTGFLGLLLIQLLKSAGANVIALSKRPFSLQSAAAAGADQVIAMDGHYEVIEKVKQLTSGKFCDRVIEVTGKEWPLNLSIELTAERGKLIVAGFHQDGMRQVNMQLLNWRGIDMINAHERDPRQYVKGIQNAIKAIEEGKMDPFPLFTHSLNLDEAEQAFSMLSNRPEGFIKALLVNEVAK; encoded by the coding sequence ATGGAAACGTCCTTAATAGAAAAAATTAATAAAAAAACAGAGTCAAAGACCTCAATAATGAAAGCAGCAGTTATAGCCGCACCTGAGACAATAAATACGGTTATGGTTGCAATTCCTGAGCCTAAAGCAGGTGAGGTAAGAGTCAAACTCGAGGGGAGCGGGGTTTGTGCTTCAAATACTCCCGTTTGGGAAGGAAGAGATTGGTTTTCTTATCCTATCGCAGCCGGTAATCCCGGTCATGAGGGTTGGGGAGTGATAGACGCAGTAGGGCCTGGAGTAACCGGCCTCTCAGTGGGTGATCGCGTAACCTGCCTATCCTACAATGCCTATGCAGAATACGATATAGCAAAAGCCGATGAAGTCATAATTTTGCCAGATTTTTTAAGCAATAAACCATTTCCAGGCGAGGCTTTAGGTTGCGTAATGAATATCTTTAATCGCTGTGATATTCACGCTGGCCAAACAGCAGCTGTGGTTGGTACAGGCTTTTTAGGTCTTTTGCTGATTCAGTTATTAAAATCAGCCGGCGCAAACGTAATTGCCCTATCCAAACGTCCATTTTCATTGCAATCGGCAGCGGCTGCCGGGGCAGACCAAGTCATAGCGATGGACGGCCATTATGAAGTGATTGAGAAAGTGAAACAATTAACCAGCGGTAAATTTTGCGACCGGGTTATTGAAGTAACTGGCAAAGAATGGCCGTTAAATCTGAGCATTGAGCTAACTGCTGAAAGAGGAAAGCTTATTGTTGCTGGTTTTCACCAGGATGGCATGCGGCAAGTCAACATGCAGTTGCTGAACTGGCGGGGAATAGACATGATTAATGCCCATGAAAGGGATCCCAGGCAATACGTAAAAGGAATACAAAATGCCATCAAAGCCATTGAAGAAGGAAAAATGGACCCCTTTCCTCTGTTTACCCATTCTTTAAATTTGGATGAAGCAGAACAAGCATTCAGTATGCTAAGTAACAGACCCGAAGGCTTTATCAAAGCCCTGCTGGTTAATGAGGTGGCAAAATGA
- a CDS encoding SDR family NAD(P)-dependent oxidoreductase, producing MNNTIKNEKYTLITGGAGFIGVNLADKLLSLGRRVVIYDNLSRSGVEKNLQWLKDKHGNKAIAQIADIRDKAFLQQCVNDAEQIFHFSAQVAVTSSLTDPENDFEVNLIGTFNLLEAIRNSSQKPPLIFTSTNKVYGDLNDLNFISDETRVYPENKSVHRHGIDESRPLDFHSPYGCSKGSADQYVLDYSRCYGLKTVVFRMSCIYGPHQFGNEDQGWVAHFLISALENKPIVIYGNGKQVRDILFVEDLVEAFLLAEQNIDKTSGKVFNIGGGPNNTVSLIEIINLIQKATGKEIDFTFEESRVGDQQYYVSNTSRFQMETGWSPKTSVLQGVEKLLFWLSKSRNISLPKSKFLSEAMVE from the coding sequence ATGAACAATACAATTAAAAATGAAAAATATACCCTCATCACTGGTGGAGCAGGATTTATAGGCGTTAATTTAGCTGACAAACTTCTTAGTCTTGGTAGAAGGGTTGTAATTTATGACAATTTATCTCGGTCGGGGGTGGAAAAAAATTTGCAGTGGCTTAAGGATAAGCATGGAAATAAAGCCATCGCCCAGATCGCGGATATTAGGGATAAAGCGTTCCTTCAGCAGTGTGTAAATGATGCAGAACAAATTTTCCATTTTTCAGCGCAGGTGGCAGTAACCTCTTCCCTCACAGATCCAGAAAATGATTTTGAAGTGAATTTAATCGGAACCTTCAATTTATTGGAGGCCATAAGAAATTCCTCCCAAAAACCTCCCCTGATATTTACCTCCACGAACAAGGTATATGGCGATTTAAATGATTTGAACTTTATTTCTGATGAAACCAGGGTTTATCCGGAAAATAAAAGCGTTCACCGGCATGGTATTGATGAGAGCCGCCCGCTAGATTTCCATAGCCCATATGGTTGTTCAAAAGGTTCTGCTGATCAGTATGTGCTGGATTATTCAAGGTGTTATGGGCTTAAAACCGTGGTTTTTAGAATGAGCTGTATTTATGGCCCCCATCAGTTTGGCAATGAAGATCAAGGTTGGGTGGCTCATTTTCTAATCAGCGCATTGGAAAACAAACCAATCGTAATTTACGGCAACGGCAAACAGGTAAGAGACATCCTTTTTGTAGAAGATTTAGTCGAAGCATTTTTGCTGGCAGAGCAGAATATCGATAAAACGTCAGGGAAGGTGTTCAATATTGGTGGGGGGCCTAACAATACGGTAAGCCTCATTGAAATCATTAATTTAATACAGAAAGCAACAGGAAAGGAAATAGATTTTACTTTTGAAGAATCGAGAGTCGGTGATCAACAGTATTACGTCTCAAACACTTCCAGGTTTCAAATGGAAACGGGTTGGTCTCCAAAGACTTCAGTGCTGCAGGGTGTAGAGAAATTGTTATTTTGGCTGAGTAAATCAAGAAACATCAGCCTGCCAAAAAGTAAATTTTTATCAGAAGCAATGGTTGAATAA
- a CDS encoding NAD-dependent epimerase/dehydratase family protein yields MIKNILITGGAGFIGSHLADELIAQGYKVRALDNLSEQVHGPNAKRPEYLHRDVELVVGDVRDKAAVKKALQDIDAVFHFAAMVGVGQSMYQIKNYTDVNNLGTAVLLEALIESPVKKLVVASSMSIYGEGLYKTATGQCIEECERNLEDLKKQRWELYDGEKNPLMPIATPEHKKPCLSSVYALSKYDQERLCLITGKAYNIPTTALRFFNVYGTRQALSNPYTGVLAIFASRLLNDNAPLIFEDGMQKRDFVHVKDVARACRFALEKQASSGEVINVGSGNQYSIYEIAENLARVMNKEIKAQVTGKYRVGDIRHCFADLTKAKLLLEYEPCIKFDEGLAELSQWLKGQIAIDHVSKATSELASRGLTV; encoded by the coding sequence ATGATAAAAAATATATTAATTACAGGAGGTGCTGGATTTATAGGCTCCCATCTGGCAGATGAACTGATTGCACAAGGATACAAAGTAAGAGCCTTAGACAATTTGTCTGAGCAGGTGCACGGTCCAAACGCTAAACGCCCTGAATATTTGCATCGAGACGTGGAGCTTGTTGTCGGGGACGTTAGGGATAAGGCAGCAGTAAAAAAAGCCTTGCAAGACATTGATGCTGTGTTTCATTTTGCGGCTATGGTCGGTGTTGGGCAAAGCATGTATCAGATAAAAAATTACACCGATGTCAATAATCTTGGGACAGCTGTATTGCTCGAAGCCCTTATCGAATCCCCAGTAAAAAAATTGGTCGTCGCATCCAGTATGAGCATTTATGGAGAAGGTCTATATAAGACAGCCACAGGCCAATGCATTGAAGAGTGTGAGCGAAATCTTGAGGATTTAAAAAAGCAACGATGGGAACTGTATGATGGCGAAAAAAATCCCTTGATGCCTATAGCCACTCCCGAACACAAAAAACCCTGCCTCTCATCCGTATATGCACTGTCTAAATATGATCAGGAGCGTTTGTGCCTAATCACCGGCAAAGCTTATAACATTCCCACTACCGCCTTAAGATTTTTTAATGTGTATGGCACCAGACAGGCACTGTCCAACCCATATACCGGGGTATTAGCCATTTTTGCATCCAGGTTACTGAACGATAATGCCCCCTTAATCTTTGAAGATGGCATGCAGAAACGAGATTTTGTACATGTTAAGGATGTCGCCAGGGCTTGCAGGTTCGCTTTGGAAAAACAGGCATCCAGTGGTGAGGTGATTAATGTAGGAAGTGGTAACCAATACAGCATTTACGAAATCGCCGAAAACCTTGCGCGCGTAATGAACAAAGAAATCAAAGCTCAAGTTACGGGTAAATACAGGGTCGGAGACATCCGCCATTGCTTTGCTGATTTAACCAAAGCCAAGTTGTTATTAGAGTATGAACCTTGCATCAAGTTTGATGAAGGACTGGCTGAACTGTCCCAGTGGCTTAAAGGACAAATAGCCATTGATCATGTAAGTAAGGCTACCAGTGAGCTGGCTTCACGAGGTTTGACTGTTTAG
- the galU gene encoding UTP--glucose-1-phosphate uridylyltransferase GalU yields the protein MVKKLKKAVFPVAGLGSRFLPATKANPKEMLPVVDKPIIQYAVEEAVEAGFSELIFITNSSKRAIEDHFDVNYELQNRLSTEGKYSLLSTINFLPAPIRCTFIRQPEPKGLGDAIRCAKHVINDEPFAVILPDDLIMSNSQNCLGQMAALYQNTQANILAIEKIDLADSNKYGVISVSQYFETYYEINGIVEKPAPEESPSSLGVVGRYIFNPEIFSFLETISPGKNDEIQLTDAIKQLINVQEVFGYKIQGKRYDCGDKFGFVKATIQYALKHPEIGEKVRHYFDNFSELTV from the coding sequence ATGGTCAAGAAGTTAAAAAAGGCTGTTTTTCCGGTTGCCGGTTTAGGAAGTCGATTTTTACCTGCTACAAAGGCAAACCCTAAGGAAATGCTACCGGTCGTTGATAAGCCCATTATTCAGTATGCTGTTGAGGAAGCCGTTGAAGCAGGATTTTCAGAACTCATTTTTATTACCAACAGCTCCAAACGAGCAATCGAAGACCATTTTGATGTCAATTATGAACTCCAAAATCGTTTAAGCACAGAGGGTAAATACTCTTTATTGTCTACCATTAACTTTTTGCCCGCTCCTATAAGATGCACATTTATCAGGCAACCTGAACCCAAAGGGTTAGGCGATGCCATCCGATGCGCCAAGCATGTGATTAATGATGAGCCGTTTGCAGTGATTTTGCCTGATGATTTGATCATGAGCAATTCGCAAAACTGTTTAGGTCAAATGGCAGCACTTTATCAAAACACCCAAGCAAATATACTTGCAATTGAAAAAATTGATTTGGCAGACTCAAATAAATACGGTGTGATTTCCGTCTCTCAATACTTTGAAACCTACTATGAAATCAATGGAATCGTTGAAAAGCCTGCCCCGGAGGAATCCCCTTCTTCTTTAGGTGTCGTAGGCCGTTATATCTTTAATCCTGAAATTTTTTCATTTTTGGAAACCATTTCCCCGGGTAAAAATGATGAGATTCAACTCACTGACGCCATAAAGCAACTCATCAATGTGCAAGAAGTATTTGGCTATAAAATTCAGGGGAAACGCTACGATTGTGGTGATAAATTTGGTTTCGTAAAAGCCACAATCCAATATGCGCTAAAGCATCCTGAGATCGGCGAAAAAGTCCGACATTATTTTGATAATTTTTCTGAACTCACTGTCTAA
- a CDS encoding Coenzyme F420 hydrogenase/dehydrogenase, beta subunit C-terminal domain, translating to MAGTADISFGDAWIEPLTSDGKGTNVVVVRSPEVEHMIAKAIEEG from the coding sequence ATGGCTGGAACTGCTGATATTTCTTTTGGTGATGCTTGGATTGAACCGTTAACATCCGACGGTAAAGGTACAAACGTTGTGGTAGTCCGCTCTCCTGAAGTGGAACATATGATAGCTAAGGCTATTGAGGAGGGGTGA
- a CDS encoding ankyrin repeat domain-containing protein, with protein MQSKIEQENNIQQTKEKANLKLKLTTYSCYFEVQLKHGDFGKSREKHNNICNKLLLKQIEELNKEGIQLCAEISNDALVKKICLQPNDPPHPSLTWEHCHSQTANGKEGIMRLVPKSQHKSGSEYWRVFHPDHKNRGGYHEWAKPNGAPVKKPKNYPKDFKFQDIPNLKPEELSDAFLVAVKTNRSKKFFDLIDRAKQLISEEELGTILTKFYVVGSKGKKETLLHLAAVNNNVEITSNLLTHFIQTPNFSQVVNYQGNTPAHIAAENNRPLLLKKLSLVGIDLTIKNNCQKTVFDIASERKYSSCLRYCTSSDYQSSTQTELSEQFENTKEQKQNPPKKSICDPQFTYGGNTRHQPDVNNSFCPPNSQNSVTTLTRTKNFRELMGLPAQPTKEGLAAQEARDLERLKENQAPRKTFRELMGLPAQPAKEELAAREARDLERLNASQVPRKTFRELMGLPAQPTKEELAAQEARDLERLNESQVPRKTFRELMGLPDLPTNEERVSREPRDQKIKKENTTPPNKEGFIVSLQKNKEDFKAGNSININKSLPQKALANKLSRNCETVLPAAKPLPNKNSSALATSIALQKIINDRIEKQNKQKQESLCNENKTLMQPKSHQQLPKKEERNNSITTAKDVQSQVIQPRVQQYTQPRVQQYTQPRVQQYAQPRVQQYAQPRVQQYAQPRVQQYSQPRVQQYAQPRVQQYAQPRAQQYSQPQAQQRAQQQAQQQAQQRAQQQAQQRAQQQAQQRAQQQAQQRAQQQAQQRAQQRAQQQAQQRAQQRAQQQAQQRAQQRAQQQAQQRAQQQAQQRAQQQAQQRAQQQAQQRAQQQAQQRAQQQAQQKAQQQAQQRAQQQAQQQAQQRAQQRAQQQAQQQAQRAAAVRSAHQAASVRAAQQQAQQRAQQTAAQRAYRR; from the coding sequence TGGTAAGAGTCGCGAGAAACATAATAATATTTGTAACAAATTATTATTGAAGCAGATTGAGGAATTAAATAAGGAAGGGATTCAACTTTGTGCTGAAATAAGTAATGATGCTCTAGTAAAAAAAATTTGCTTACAACCAAATGATCCTCCTCATCCATCACTAACATGGGAGCATTGTCACTCTCAGACGGCCAATGGAAAAGAGGGAATTATGCGCTTGGTTCCAAAAAGTCAACATAAATCAGGCTCTGAATATTGGAGAGTCTTTCATCCTGACCATAAAAATCGTGGTGGGTATCATGAGTGGGCTAAACCTAATGGTGCTCCCGTGAAGAAGCCAAAAAACTACCCAAAGGATTTTAAATTCCAGGACATACCAAATCTAAAGCCTGAAGAGTTATCTGATGCTTTTTTGGTGGCTGTAAAAACTAATAGAAGCAAAAAATTTTTTGACTTAATTGATCGAGCAAAACAACTTATCTCTGAGGAAGAGCTGGGAACCATCTTAACCAAATTTTATGTAGTAGGTTCTAAGGGAAAAAAGGAGACCTTGCTACATCTTGCGGCAGTTAATAATAATGTAGAAATTACATCTAATTTATTAACTCACTTTATCCAAACACCAAATTTTTCACAAGTGGTTAATTATCAAGGTAATACACCTGCGCATATTGCAGCTGAAAATAATCGGCCATTACTTCTAAAAAAACTTTCATTAGTTGGAATAGATTTAACAATAAAAAATAATTGCCAAAAAACAGTTTTTGATATAGCAAGCGAAAGAAAGTATTCCTCTTGTTTACGTTATTGTACATCCTCTGATTATCAATCCTCCACACAGACCGAGTTATCAGAACAATTTGAAAATACAAAAGAGCAAAAACAGAATCCACCTAAGAAATCTATTTGTGATCCTCAATTTACCTATGGTGGTAATACCAGACATCAACCAGATGTAAATAATTCATTCTGTCCCCCTAACTCTCAAAATTCAGTAACTACGTTGACCCGTACTAAAAATTTCAGAGAGCTAATGGGATTACCTGCCCAACCAACCAAGGAAGGGCTCGCGGCTCAAGAAGCCAGAGACCTCGAACGTTTAAAGGAGAACCAAGCACCACGAAAAACCTTCAGAGAGCTGATGGGATTACCTGCTCAACCAGCCAAGGAAGAGCTCGCGGCTCGAGAGGCCAGAGATCTCGAGCGATTAAATGCGAGCCAAGTACCACGGAAAACCTTCAGAGAATTGATGGGGCTTCCTGCCCAACCAACCAAGGAAGAGCTCGCGGCTCAAGAAGCTAGAGATCTCGAGCGTTTAAATGAGAGCCAAGTACCACGGAAAACCTTTAGAGAATTGATGGGGCTTCCTGACCTACCAACTAATGAAGAGCGTGTGTCGCGGGAACCCAGAGATCAAAAAATTAAAAAAGAGAACACAACTCCTCCTAACAAGGAAGGTTTTATTGTGAGTCTTCAAAAAAATAAGGAGGATTTTAAAGCAGGAAACTCAATAAATATTAATAAATCATTACCCCAAAAGGCTTTGGCAAACAAACTCTCGAGGAATTGCGAAACAGTTTTACCTGCTGCCAAACCATTGCCTAATAAAAATTCATCGGCTTTGGCAACATCAATAGCTTTGCAAAAAATTATCAATGATCGTATCGAGAAACAGAACAAACAAAAGCAGGAATCACTATGTAATGAAAATAAAACATTAATGCAACCAAAATCACATCAACAACTACCAAAAAAAGAAGAACGAAATAACTCAATCACAACAGCAAAAGATGTACAGTCCCAAGTGATTCAGCCACGTGTCCAGCAATATACTCAGCCACGTGTCCAGCAATATACTCAACCGCGTGTCCAGCAATATGCTCAGCCGCGTGTCCAGCAATATGCTCAGCCACGTGTCCAGCAATATGCTCAGCCACGTGTCCAGCAATATTCTCAGCCGCGTGTCCAGCAATATGCTCAGCCACGTGTCCAGCAATATGCTCAACCTCGTGCCCAGCAATATTCTCAACCACAAGCTCAGCAACGAGCTCAGCAACAAGCTCAGCAACAAGCTCAGCAGCGAGCTCAGCAACAAGCTCAGCAGCGAGCTCAGCAACAAGCTCAGCAGCGAGCTCAGCAACAAGCTCAGCAGCGAGCTCAGCAACAAGCTCAGCAGCGAGCTCAGCAGCGAGCTCAGCAACAAGCTCAGCAGCGAGCTCAGCAGCGAGCTCAGCAACAAGCTCAGCAGCGAGCTCAGCAGCGAGCTCAGCAACAAGCTCAGCAGCGAGCTCAGCAACAAGCTCAGCAGCGAGCTCAGCAACAAGCTCAGCAGCGAGCTCAGCAACAAGCTCAGCAGCGAGCTCAGCAACAAGCTCAGCAGCGAGCTCAGCAACAAGCCCAGCAAAAGGCTCAACAGCAGGCTCAACAACGTGCTCAACAGCAGGCTCAACAGCAGGCTCAACAACGTGCCCAACAACGTGCCCAACAGCAGGCCCAACAGCAGGCCCAACGAGCTGCTGCTGTAAGATCTGCTCATCAAGCTGCATCTGTGCGAGCTGCCCAACAACAAGCTCAGCAACGGGCTCAACAAACTGCAGCTCAAAGAGCATATAGGCGCTAA